From Mustela erminea isolate mMusErm1 chromosome 1, mMusErm1.Pri, whole genome shotgun sequence, a single genomic window includes:
- the KLHDC8B gene encoding kelch domain-containing protein 8B — MATGSGRAFAWQVFPPMPTCRVYGTVAYQDGHLLVLGGCGRAGLPLDTAETLDMASHTWLALAPLPTARAGAAAVVLGKQVLVVGGVDEGQSPVAAVEAFLADEGRWERRATLPQAAMGVATVERDGMVYALGGMGPDTAPQAQVRVYEPRRDCWLSLPSMPTPCYGASTFLHGNKIYVLGGRQGKLPVTAFEAFDLEACTWTRHPSLPSRRAFAGCAMAEGNVFSLGGLQQPGPHNFYSRPHFVNTVEMFDLEHGSWTKLPRSLRMRDKRADFVVGSLGGHIMAIGGLGNQPCPLGSVEGFSLARRRWEALPAMPTARCSCSSLQAGPRLFVIGGVAQGPSQAVEALCLRDGV; from the exons ATGGCTACAGGCAGTGGCCGGGCCTTTGCTTGGCAGGTGTTCCCACCCATGCCTACCTGCCGGGTGTATGGCACAGTGGCATACCAGGATGGGCATCTGCTAGTGTTGGGGGGCTGTGGCCGGGCCGGACTGCCCCTGGACACTGCTGAGACCCTGGACATGGCCTCACATACATGGCTTGCACTGGCCCCCCTGCCCACTGCCCGggctggtgcagctgctgtggtgCTGGGCAAGCAGGTGCTAGTGGTGGGCGGTGTGGATGAGGGCCAGAGTCCTGTAGCTGCCGTGGAGGCTTTCCTGGCTGACGAGGGCCGCTGGGAGCGTCGGGCCACCCTCCCTCAGGCAGCCATGGGGGTTGCAACTGTGGAGAGAG ATGGTATGGTGTATGCTCTGGGGGGAATGGGCCCAGACACGGCTCCCCAGGCCCAAGTTCGGGTATATGAGCCCCGGCGGGACTGCTGGCTTTCGCTCCCCTCCATGCCCACACCCTGCTACGGGGCTTCTACCTTCCTGCACGGGAACAAGATCTATGTCCTGG GGGGTCGCCAGGGAAAGCTCCCAGTGACTGCTTTTGAGGCCTTTGATCTGGAGGCCTGTACCTGGACTCGGCACCCAAGCCTGCCCAGCCGCCGGGCCTTTGCTGGTTGTGCCATGGCAGAAGGCAACGTCTTCAGCCTGGGTGGCCTGCAGCAACCCGGGCCCCACAATTTCTACTCCCGCCCACACTTTGTCAACACTGTGGAGATGTTCGACCTGGAACATG GGTCCTGGACCAAGCTGCCCCGCAGCCTGCGTATGAGGGATAAGAGGGCCGACTTTGTGGTTGGCTCCCTTGGGGGCCACATCATGGCCATTGGGGGCCTTG GCAACCAGCCATGCCCTCTGGGCTCTGTGGAGGGCTTCAGCCTAGCACGGCGGCGCTGGGAGGCCCTGCCGGCCATGCCCACAGCCCGCTGCTCCTGTTCTAGTCTGCAGGCTGGGCCCCGGCTGTTTGTCATTGGGGGTGTGGCCCAAGGTCCCAGCCAAGCTGTGGAGGCGCTGTGTCTGCGTGATGGGGTCTGA